The following coding sequences are from one Primulina eburnea isolate SZY01 chromosome 15, ASM2296580v1, whole genome shotgun sequence window:
- the LOC140813648 gene encoding probable ubiquitin-conjugating enzyme E2 23 isoform X2: MESQRSSDLNEPTTTTEDITTKQCNSTCGSNRDPDLSYANRPGEVLRNLQNVSYIYRQDVVSSKVNSKIGIVTEVAGDSDSDSIVTDDEEDNEDEKDDEAGSKEECFEERNKNSDENSSGKFGDNESKNEILSVDQVRVLWMDESETKESTNDVTVIDRGFLQGDYVAATSDPTGQIGIVVDVSITVDLLTHDGSVLKDQLSKDLKRIREFTVGDYVVLGPWLGRIEDVFDNVTVLFDDGSVCKVMNADPLRLKPVGKKILEDGHFPYYPGQRVKASSSSVFKNSRWLSGLWKANRLEGTVTKVAVGSVFIYWIASAGYGPDFDSTPDEEQSPKNLKLLSCFAHTIWQLGDWCLLPSAAESSFTLLDKDPTKSGVRDFVKDERESTETGDESDAEVATTEELNGNGELMQHDSEAFLNKNIKSSENSVLAGSSLCSSVTASKEAVHETWPLHRKKIRKVVVRKDKRARKKVENFERALLIVNTKTKVDVAWQDGTIKLGMDSTSLIPIDSPGDHEFVAEQYVVEKAADDSDDATGTEIRRVGVIKSVNAKERTSCLRWLKPVMRAEDPREFDREEVVSVYELEGHPDYDYCYGDVVVRLSPVTFPAKNSIEDSSLNSLHESKHDEVKHHGSNDIENTSAHDISSEFSDLSWVGNITGLKDGDIEVTWADGMISSVGPQAIYVVGRDDDESIAAASGASDDDAASWETVEDDNIETIDDDKEDPTSENSSDAKPDIEDSNLAAENSGKNGALSVPLAALGFMTRLASGIFSKGRKDSDPLELNIKRDDDFQFDGLASNKNPCNGSSSQILHDAEDKHSNPSINNKDEEHDTKASDLSEVVENLCHLKLAESNVSLFKGFDIVPDSFDHYFSGAQGQNNAARKWLKKVQQDWNILQNNLPEGIYVRVYEDRMDLLRAVIVGAYGTPYQDGLFFFDFHLPPEYPDVPPVRNLCIAFTVCVLSFWGVANKSKFVRGRKSLPQSSEYLDR, encoded by the exons ATGGAATCTCAGCGGAGTTCTGATCTTAATGAACCTACCACTACTACAGAGGACATCACCACTaaacaatgtaattcaacatgtGGATCAAATAGAGATCCTGACTTGAGCTATGCAAATAGACCAGGCGAGGTTCTCAGGAACTTGCAGAATGTTTCATACATCTACAGGCAAGATGTTGTGAGTAGCAAAGTTAACAGTAAAATTGGTATTGTGACTGAAGTTGCTGGTGATTCAGATTCCGATAGCATCGTAAcagatgatgaagaagataatGAAGATGAAAAAGATGATGAAGCTGGCTCTAAAGAGGAGTGTTTTGAGGAAAGAAACAAAAATTCTGATGAAAATTCTAGTGGAAAATTTGGTGATAATGAATCTAAGAACGAAATCCTCTCAGTAGACCAAGTTAGAGTGCTTTGGATGGATGAGTCTGAAACAAAAGAAAGCACTAATGATGTGACAGTTATCGATAGAGGATTTTTACAAGGGGATTATGTTGCTGCTACTTCAGATCCAACTGGTCAAATAGGGATTGTGGTTGATGTCAGTATTACTGTTGATTTATTAACCCATGATGGATCTGTATTGAAAGATCAGTTATCCAAGGACCTGAAACGCATTAGAGAGTTCACCGTAGGCGACTATGTTGTCCTCGGGCCCTGGTTGGGTAGAATTGAAGATGTTTTTGATAATGTGACTGTTCTGTTTGATGATGGTTCTGTCTGCAAGGTCATGAATGCTGACCCGTTGCGCCTTAAACCAGTTGGAAAGAAAATCCTAGAAGATGGACATTTTCCATATTATCCCGGCCAACGTGTGAAGGCAAGCTCGTCATCAGTTTTCAAAAATTCTAGGTGGCTATCTGGATTGTGGAAAGCTAATAGATTGGAAGGCACGGTGACCAAAGTAGCTGTAGGATCGGTGTTCATTTACTGGATTGCTTCTGCTGGGTATGGACCTGATTTTGATAGCACTCCAGATGAAGAGCAGAGTCCTAAGAACTTAAAACTGTTATCTTGTTTTGCACATACAATTTGGCAGTTGGGTGATTGGTGCCTACTTCCATCGGCCGCGGAGTCATCATTCACTCTATTGGACAAGGACCCAACAAAATCAGGAGTTCGGGATTTTGTGAAAGATGAACGGGAATCAACTGAAACGGGTGATGAGTCTGATGCAGAAGTGGCCACCACTGAGGAATTAAATGGGAATGGTGAACTGATGCAGCATGATTCAGAGGCTTTCTtgaacaaaaatataaaatcatcAGAGAACAGTGTTCTTGCAGGATCCAGTTTATGCAGTTCAGTAACAGCTTCAAAGGAAGCTGTGCATGAAACTTGGCCTCTTCATCGTAAAAAGATTCGTAAAGTTGTAGTTAGGAAGGACAAGAGAGCCCGGAAGAAGgtagaaaattttgaaagagccCTTTTAATTGTTAATACCAAGACAAAAGTTGATGTTGCATGGCAGGATGGAACAATAAAATTGGGCATGGATTCCACATCTTTGATTCCCATTGATAGTCCTGGGGATCATGAATTCGTTGCTGAGCAGTATGTGGTGGAGAAAGCTGCTGACGACAGTGATGATGCTACTGGCACTGAGATCCGACGTGTCGGGGTTATTAAAAGTGTAAATGCAAAAGAACGGACATCTTGTCTCAGATGGTTGAAGCCTGTAATGAGGGCAGAGGACCCCAGGGAATTTGACAGAGAGGAAGTGGTAAGTGTTTATGAGCTGGAGGGCCATCCAGACTACGATTATTGTTATGGAGATGTAGTTGTTCGGCTTTCACCAGTAACTTTTCCTGCTAAAAATTCTATTGAAGACAGTTCACTTAATAGTTTACATGAGTCAAAGCATGACGAGGTCAAGCATCATGGAAGTAATGATATAGAAAATACCTCTGCTCATGACATTTCTTCTGAATTTTCGGATCTCTCTTGGGTTGGGAACATCACTGGACTGAAAGACGGTGACATAGAAGTCACATGGGCTGATGGGATGATATCCTCG GTTGGTCCCCAGGCAATATATGTTGTTGGTCGTGATGATGATGAGTCTATTGCAGCTGCAAGTGGTGCTAGCGATGATGATGCTGCCAGCTGGGAAACTGTAGAAGATGATAACATTGAGACTATTGATGATGACAAGGAG GATCCCACGTCGGAGAATTCTAGTGACGCCAAACCTGATATCGAAGATAGCAACCTGGCTGCAGAAAATTCGGGAAAGAATGGTGCACTCTCAGTTCCTCTTGCTGCACTAGGTTTTATGACCAGACTAGCCTCCGGAATATTTTCGAAGGGACGAAAGGATTCCGATCCACTGGAGTTAAATATCAAAAGAGACGATGATTTTCAGTTTGATGGATTGGCTTCGAATAAGAATCCTTGCAACGGATCAAGCTCTCAAATACTTCATGATGCAGAGGATAAGCATTCAAATCCAAGCATTAATAACAAGGATGAGGAGCACGATACCAAGGCATCTGATTTATCAGAAGTTGTGGAAAACCTATGCCACTTAAAATTGGCAGAATCAAATGTTTCATTATTCAAAGGCTTTGATATCGTCCCAGATTCTTTTGACCACTACTTTAGTGGTGCACAAGGGCAG AATAACGCTGCAAGGAAGTGGCTCAAGAAAGTCCAACAAGACTGGAATATTCTTCAAAATAACCTACCGG AGGGGATATATGTACGTGTCTATGAAGATAGAATGGATCTTTTGAGGGCAGTCATAGTTGGAGCATATGGGACGCCTTACCAAGATGGCCTTTTCTTCTTTGATTTTCACCTTCCACCAGAATATCCTGATGTTCCGCCTGTAAGAAATCTATGCATTGCCTTTACAG TCTGCGTATTATCATTCTGGGGGGTGGCGAATAAATCCAAATTTGTACGAGGAAGGAAAAGTTTGCCTCAGTCTTCTGAATACCTGGACAGGTAA
- the LOC140813648 gene encoding probable ubiquitin-conjugating enzyme E2 23 isoform X1 translates to MESQRSSDLNEPTTTTEDITTKQCNSTCGSNRDPDLSYANRPGEVLRNLQNVSYIYRQDVVSSKVNSKIGIVTEVAGDSDSDSIVTDDEEDNEDEKDDEAGSKEECFEERNKNSDENSSGKFGDNESKNEILSVDQVRVLWMDESETKESTNDVTVIDRGFLQGDYVAATSDPTGQIGIVVDVSITVDLLTHDGSVLKDQLSKDLKRIREFTVGDYVVLGPWLGRIEDVFDNVTVLFDDGSVCKVMNADPLRLKPVGKKILEDGHFPYYPGQRVKASSSSVFKNSRWLSGLWKANRLEGTVTKVAVGSVFIYWIASAGYGPDFDSTPDEEQSPKNLKLLSCFAHTIWQLGDWCLLPSAAESSFTLLDKDPTKSGVRDFVKDERESTETGDESDAEVATTEELNGNGELMQHDSEAFLNKNIKSSENSVLAGSSLCSSVTASKEAVHETWPLHRKKIRKVVVRKDKRARKKVENFERALLIVNTKTKVDVAWQDGTIKLGMDSTSLIPIDSPGDHEFVAEQYVVEKAADDSDDATGTEIRRVGVIKSVNAKERTSCLRWLKPVMRAEDPREFDREEVVSVYELEGHPDYDYCYGDVVVRLSPVTFPAKNSIEDSSLNSLHESKHDEVKHHGSNDIENTSAHDISSEFSDLSWVGNITGLKDGDIEVTWADGMISSVGPQAIYVVGRDDDESIAAASGASDDDAASWETVEDDNIETIDDDKEDPTSENSSDAKPDIEDSNLAAENSGKNGALSVPLAALGFMTRLASGIFSKGRKDSDPLELNIKRDDDFQFDGLASNKNPCNGSSSQILHDAEDKHSNPSINNKDEEHDTKASDLSEVVENLCHLKLAESNVSLFKGFDIVPDSFDHYFSGAQGQNNAARKWLKKVQQDWNILQNNLPEGIYVRVYEDRMDLLRAVIVGAYGTPYQDGLFFFDFHLPPEYPDVPPSAYYHSGGWRINPNLYEEGKVCLSLLNTWTGKGNEVWHHSTSSILQVLVSLQGLVLNSKPYFNEAGYDKQVGTAEGEKNSLSYNENTFLLNCKTMMYLMRKPPKDFEGLVIEHFRKRGYYILKACDAYMKGHLIGSLTRDASVSIDSNSNLNSVGFKLMLAKVLPKLFDALTEVGAQCQEFKHLLPS, encoded by the exons ATGGAATCTCAGCGGAGTTCTGATCTTAATGAACCTACCACTACTACAGAGGACATCACCACTaaacaatgtaattcaacatgtGGATCAAATAGAGATCCTGACTTGAGCTATGCAAATAGACCAGGCGAGGTTCTCAGGAACTTGCAGAATGTTTCATACATCTACAGGCAAGATGTTGTGAGTAGCAAAGTTAACAGTAAAATTGGTATTGTGACTGAAGTTGCTGGTGATTCAGATTCCGATAGCATCGTAAcagatgatgaagaagataatGAAGATGAAAAAGATGATGAAGCTGGCTCTAAAGAGGAGTGTTTTGAGGAAAGAAACAAAAATTCTGATGAAAATTCTAGTGGAAAATTTGGTGATAATGAATCTAAGAACGAAATCCTCTCAGTAGACCAAGTTAGAGTGCTTTGGATGGATGAGTCTGAAACAAAAGAAAGCACTAATGATGTGACAGTTATCGATAGAGGATTTTTACAAGGGGATTATGTTGCTGCTACTTCAGATCCAACTGGTCAAATAGGGATTGTGGTTGATGTCAGTATTACTGTTGATTTATTAACCCATGATGGATCTGTATTGAAAGATCAGTTATCCAAGGACCTGAAACGCATTAGAGAGTTCACCGTAGGCGACTATGTTGTCCTCGGGCCCTGGTTGGGTAGAATTGAAGATGTTTTTGATAATGTGACTGTTCTGTTTGATGATGGTTCTGTCTGCAAGGTCATGAATGCTGACCCGTTGCGCCTTAAACCAGTTGGAAAGAAAATCCTAGAAGATGGACATTTTCCATATTATCCCGGCCAACGTGTGAAGGCAAGCTCGTCATCAGTTTTCAAAAATTCTAGGTGGCTATCTGGATTGTGGAAAGCTAATAGATTGGAAGGCACGGTGACCAAAGTAGCTGTAGGATCGGTGTTCATTTACTGGATTGCTTCTGCTGGGTATGGACCTGATTTTGATAGCACTCCAGATGAAGAGCAGAGTCCTAAGAACTTAAAACTGTTATCTTGTTTTGCACATACAATTTGGCAGTTGGGTGATTGGTGCCTACTTCCATCGGCCGCGGAGTCATCATTCACTCTATTGGACAAGGACCCAACAAAATCAGGAGTTCGGGATTTTGTGAAAGATGAACGGGAATCAACTGAAACGGGTGATGAGTCTGATGCAGAAGTGGCCACCACTGAGGAATTAAATGGGAATGGTGAACTGATGCAGCATGATTCAGAGGCTTTCTtgaacaaaaatataaaatcatcAGAGAACAGTGTTCTTGCAGGATCCAGTTTATGCAGTTCAGTAACAGCTTCAAAGGAAGCTGTGCATGAAACTTGGCCTCTTCATCGTAAAAAGATTCGTAAAGTTGTAGTTAGGAAGGACAAGAGAGCCCGGAAGAAGgtagaaaattttgaaagagccCTTTTAATTGTTAATACCAAGACAAAAGTTGATGTTGCATGGCAGGATGGAACAATAAAATTGGGCATGGATTCCACATCTTTGATTCCCATTGATAGTCCTGGGGATCATGAATTCGTTGCTGAGCAGTATGTGGTGGAGAAAGCTGCTGACGACAGTGATGATGCTACTGGCACTGAGATCCGACGTGTCGGGGTTATTAAAAGTGTAAATGCAAAAGAACGGACATCTTGTCTCAGATGGTTGAAGCCTGTAATGAGGGCAGAGGACCCCAGGGAATTTGACAGAGAGGAAGTGGTAAGTGTTTATGAGCTGGAGGGCCATCCAGACTACGATTATTGTTATGGAGATGTAGTTGTTCGGCTTTCACCAGTAACTTTTCCTGCTAAAAATTCTATTGAAGACAGTTCACTTAATAGTTTACATGAGTCAAAGCATGACGAGGTCAAGCATCATGGAAGTAATGATATAGAAAATACCTCTGCTCATGACATTTCTTCTGAATTTTCGGATCTCTCTTGGGTTGGGAACATCACTGGACTGAAAGACGGTGACATAGAAGTCACATGGGCTGATGGGATGATATCCTCG GTTGGTCCCCAGGCAATATATGTTGTTGGTCGTGATGATGATGAGTCTATTGCAGCTGCAAGTGGTGCTAGCGATGATGATGCTGCCAGCTGGGAAACTGTAGAAGATGATAACATTGAGACTATTGATGATGACAAGGAG GATCCCACGTCGGAGAATTCTAGTGACGCCAAACCTGATATCGAAGATAGCAACCTGGCTGCAGAAAATTCGGGAAAGAATGGTGCACTCTCAGTTCCTCTTGCTGCACTAGGTTTTATGACCAGACTAGCCTCCGGAATATTTTCGAAGGGACGAAAGGATTCCGATCCACTGGAGTTAAATATCAAAAGAGACGATGATTTTCAGTTTGATGGATTGGCTTCGAATAAGAATCCTTGCAACGGATCAAGCTCTCAAATACTTCATGATGCAGAGGATAAGCATTCAAATCCAAGCATTAATAACAAGGATGAGGAGCACGATACCAAGGCATCTGATTTATCAGAAGTTGTGGAAAACCTATGCCACTTAAAATTGGCAGAATCAAATGTTTCATTATTCAAAGGCTTTGATATCGTCCCAGATTCTTTTGACCACTACTTTAGTGGTGCACAAGGGCAG AATAACGCTGCAAGGAAGTGGCTCAAGAAAGTCCAACAAGACTGGAATATTCTTCAAAATAACCTACCGG AGGGGATATATGTACGTGTCTATGAAGATAGAATGGATCTTTTGAGGGCAGTCATAGTTGGAGCATATGGGACGCCTTACCAAGATGGCCTTTTCTTCTTTGATTTTCACCTTCCACCAGAATATCCTGATGTTCCGCCT TCTGCGTATTATCATTCTGGGGGGTGGCGAATAAATCCAAATTTGTACGAGGAAGGAAAAGTTTGCCTCAGTCTTCTGAATACCTGGACAGGTAAAGGAAATGAGGTCTGGCATCATTCAACCTCAAGTATTCTTCAAGTATTAGTTTCTCTTCAGGGACTTGTACTCAATTCCAAGCCATATTTCAATGAGGCTGGATATGATAAACAAGTTGGGACGGCTGAAGGGGAGAAAAATTCCTTGTCTTACAATGAGAATAcgtttctactgaactgtaagACAATGATGTACCTGATGCGAAAGCCCCCAAAG GACTTTGAAGGCTTGGTCATTGAGCACTTCAGGAAGCGCGGTTACTATATTCTCAAGGCATGTGACGCATATATGAAAGGACACCTCATTGGCTCACTCACAAGGGACGCTTCTGTATCTATTGATAGTAATTCTAACTTGAATTCAGTCGGTTTCAAGCTAATGCTTGCTAAAGTTTTACCGAAACTTTTTGATGCATTAACTGAAGTTGGAGCCCAATGTCAGGAATTCAAGCATCTCCTACCATCGTAG
- the LOC140813887 gene encoding probable 26S proteasome non-ATPase regulatory subunit 3 yields the protein MTEDIEMKEQRPTPSNSVVTSSPSPLQHLKDIASLVETGAYTREVRRIARAIRLTIQLRKNLTTSVLSAFLNFVLVPGSEVHSRLSSYLPKEDENDMEVDSATSSAQAPAKHSLPEIEIYCYLLVLIFLIDQKRYSEAKACSSTSIARLKNLNRRTVDVLASRLYFYYSLSYELTGDLAEIRGSLLALHRIATLRHDELGQETLLNLLLRNYLHYNLYDQAEKLRSKAPRFEAHSNQQFCRYLFYLGKIRTIQLEYTDAKESLLQASRKAPASALGFRVQCNKWAIIVRLLLGEIPERTVFMQKGMEKALRPYFELTNAVRIGDLELFKTVAEKFSSSFSSDRTNNLIVRLRHNVIRTGLRNISISYSKISLFDVAKKLRLDSPNPVADAESIVSKAIRDGAIDATLDHANGWMVSKETGDIYSTNEPQVAFNSRIAFCLNMHNEAVRALRFPPNSHKEKESAEKRRERHQQEQELAKHIAEEDDDEF from the exons ATGACTGAAGATATCGAGATGAAGGAGCAGCGGCCCACCCCTTCAAATTCAGTTGTCACCAGTTCTCCCTCACCTCTCCAGC ATTTGAAGGATATAGCATCTTTGGTTGAGACTGGGGCGTACACCCGGGAGGTTCGAAGAATTGCAAGGGCTATTCGATTGACAATTCAGCTCAGGAAGAACCTCACGACTTCTGTTCTATCTGCATTTCTCAATTTTGTGCTAGTGCCAGGATCTGAGGTGCATTCACGATTGTCTTCCTACCTTCCCAAG GAGGATGAAAATGATATGGAAGTTGATTCTGCTACATCTAGTGCTCAAGCTCCTGCAAAACACTCCTTACCAGAGATTGAGATATATTGCTATTTACTTGTATTGATATTTCTGATTGATCAGAAGAGATACAGTGAG GCCAAGGCTTGTTCTTCTACAAGCATAGCACGTCTAAAGAATCTTAATAGGCGAACTGTTGATGTCCTAGCATCCAGGCTTTACTTTTACTACAGTCTAAGCTATGAACTTACTGGAGATCTTGCTGAAATACGTGG TAGTCTTCTTGCTCTGCACCGAATTGCTACTTTGCGACATGACGAGTTGGGCCAG GAAACTCTTCTGAATCTGTTGCTTAGGAATTACCTCCATTACAACTTATATGATCAAGCTGAAAAACTGAGATCAAAGGCTCCTCGTTTTGAAGCTCACTCAAATCAGCAG TTCTGTAGGTATCTCTTTTACCTCGGAAAGATCAGGACAATTCAATTGGAGTACACTGATGCCAAAGAATCACTCCTACAAGCTTCTAGGAAAGCACCTGCTTCTGCTCTTGGTTTCCGAGTTCAATGCAACAAGTGGGCTATAATTGTCCGCTTACTGCTTGGAGAGATTCCAGAAAGAACTGTTTTTATGCAGAAAGGGATGGAAAAAGCTCTGAGGCCTTACTTTGAGCTTACAAAT GCCGTTCGAATTGGAGATCTGGAGCTGTTCAAAACAGTAGCTGAAAAGTTCTCCAGCTCCTTCAGCTCTGATCGAACTAACAATCTAATAGTCAGGCTACGCCACAATGTTATCAGGACTGGCTTACGCAACATCAGTATCTCATATTCCAAGATCTCACTTTTTGATGTTGCTAAGAAGCTAAGATTGGATTCACCAAATCCTGTTGCTGATGCTGAAAGCATTGTATCCAAAGCAATTCGAGATGGTGCGATTGATGCCACATTGGACCATGCTAATGGATGGATGGTATCGAAGGAGACCGGGGATATATACTCTACAAACGAGCCACAAGTTGCCTTCAACTCCAGGATTGCTTTCTGCCTGAACATGCATAATGAGGCAGTTCGTGCTCTTCGATTCCCACCTAATTCTCACAAGGAAAAGGAAAGTGCGGAGAAGAGGAGAGAGAGACATCAGCAGGAGCAAGAGCTTGCTAAACATATAGCCGAGGAGGACGATGACGAATTCTGA